The following are encoded together in the Tepidiforma bonchosmolovskayae genome:
- a CDS encoding HD domain-containing phosphohydrolase, whose protein sequence is MPARSSLRTREDWFIALAFAAGSLAFTSAFFLQPIDDPVGLAVVVLLAGLTEALSVRLYFGGWVSVSFVGTAMAAVLFGPPGAVTVAAVIALIGYFRRERAPRKLAFNFGHETLAAFVAAMLVVGVQAALGSYLPRSVLALVEGGLAALALFAVDGVAVAAIISLTAQRSFGSTFRGNIGWLFPYYGVLGLVAGGLAVIFNELGVAAVAVMVLPLVLARYSVTQFVERTRENVVRLERSNEQLHRAYIEIRDMSEQLRDAYTGTLESLVTALDVRDQETKGHSVRVAHHAMDIAKLLGIKDEEELLTIYRGALMHDVGKIGVPDAILLKPDRLTEEEWEFMRRHPAMGYRILAQVPYLRPAAKIVLAHHERWDGKGYPRGLAGEAIPLGARIFAVCDTYDAIISDRPYRRGQSPEAALAEILRCAGTQFDPEVVEAFEALFPRWKQEEPGTPARPLLYLPAWRQADDAPGRAAS, encoded by the coding sequence ATGCCCGCCCGTTCCTCGCTCCGCACCCGGGAAGACTGGTTCATCGCGCTCGCTTTCGCGGCTGGCTCTCTCGCGTTCACATCGGCGTTTTTCCTGCAGCCGATCGACGACCCGGTCGGCCTGGCGGTGGTGGTCCTCCTGGCGGGCCTGACCGAGGCGCTTTCTGTCCGGCTCTATTTCGGCGGCTGGGTGTCGGTCAGCTTCGTCGGCACGGCGATGGCCGCGGTCCTGTTCGGCCCGCCGGGGGCCGTCACCGTCGCGGCGGTCATCGCCCTTATCGGGTATTTCCGTCGGGAACGCGCGCCGAGGAAGCTCGCCTTCAACTTTGGGCACGAGACGCTGGCAGCGTTTGTGGCGGCCATGCTCGTGGTCGGGGTCCAGGCGGCACTCGGCAGCTATCTTCCGCGGTCCGTGCTCGCCCTCGTGGAAGGTGGCCTGGCGGCGCTCGCCCTGTTTGCGGTCGACGGCGTTGCCGTTGCGGCGATCATCTCGCTGACAGCGCAGCGGAGCTTCGGCTCGACCTTCCGCGGCAACATCGGCTGGCTGTTCCCCTACTACGGCGTGCTCGGGCTCGTCGCCGGCGGCCTGGCGGTCATTTTCAATGAGCTCGGTGTGGCAGCTGTCGCGGTCATGGTCCTGCCGCTGGTGCTCGCCCGGTACTCGGTGACCCAGTTCGTCGAGCGGACCCGGGAAAACGTCGTCCGGCTCGAACGTTCGAACGAGCAGCTCCACCGCGCCTACATCGAAATCCGGGACATGTCGGAACAGCTGCGGGATGCCTACACCGGCACGCTCGAGTCGCTTGTAACGGCCCTCGATGTCCGCGACCAGGAGACGAAGGGTCATTCGGTGCGTGTGGCGCACCACGCGATGGATATCGCGAAGCTGCTCGGCATCAAGGACGAGGAGGAGCTGCTCACGATCTACCGGGGCGCCCTGATGCACGATGTCGGCAAGATCGGGGTGCCCGACGCAATTCTGCTGAAACCGGACCGGCTGACCGAGGAGGAGTGGGAGTTTATGCGGCGCCACCCCGCGATGGGCTACCGCATCCTCGCGCAGGTGCCCTATCTCCGCCCGGCCGCAAAGATCGTTCTCGCGCACCATGAGCGGTGGGACGGCAAGGGGTATCCGCGCGGCCTCGCAGGCGAGGCAATTCCGCTCGGCGCCCGGATTTTCGCCGTCTGCGACACCTACGACGCAATCATCTCGGACCGGCCGTACCGGCGCGGGCAGTCGCCAGAGGCAGCGCTGGCTGAGATACTGCGCTGCGCAGGGACGCAGTTCGACCCCGAGGTGGTCGAGGCGTTCGAAGCGCTGTTCCCCAGGTGGAAGCAGGAGGAGCCCGGAACCCCCGCCCGGCCGCTGCTCTACCTCCCGGCATGGAGGCAGGCGGATGACGCGCCAGGAAGAGCGGCGAGCTAG
- a CDS encoding CaiB/BaiF CoA transferase family protein, with translation MSAPLEGIRVIDFTRYQQGPFATVILADFGADVIKVEEPNGDYGRRMWREPDGFSAFWESLDRGKRSVCIDLRRPDGVELALRLTDTADVLVENFRPGTMERWGLGPDVVLPRNPRLIYARATGWGSKGPMAHLPSFDQIAQAYSGFAQHAGGGPGHRPEIPYPGIADQTGGMNLALGIMTALYARERTGRGQVVEVSLLGTQLALQAPELQHVLHFGTERPREFRASPTVGHYQCSDGRWVMIVGIDQKFWPRIARALCLDHLIDDPRFARGYVRYKNRHELEPILEAAFASNNSAHWLERLRREDVPASLVQDYAELATSEQAWANGYLMETDHPRFGRQRVVGPHIQLSETPPRLSFPARDLGIDTEAVLRAAGLSDAELERLRRERVIGPAED, from the coding sequence ATGTCCGCTCCGCTCGAAGGCATCCGCGTCATCGACTTCACCCGCTACCAGCAAGGCCCGTTCGCTACCGTCATCCTCGCCGACTTCGGCGCTGACGTGATCAAGGTCGAAGAGCCGAACGGCGACTACGGCCGCCGAATGTGGCGGGAGCCTGATGGCTTCTCCGCGTTCTGGGAGTCGCTCGACCGCGGCAAGCGCTCTGTCTGCATCGACCTCCGCAGGCCCGACGGCGTGGAGCTGGCCCTGCGGCTCACGGACACCGCCGATGTGCTGGTCGAAAACTTCCGCCCGGGCACGATGGAGCGATGGGGTCTTGGACCGGACGTCGTGCTGCCGCGCAACCCCCGGCTGATCTACGCCCGCGCGACCGGATGGGGCTCGAAGGGCCCGATGGCGCACCTCCCGTCCTTCGACCAGATTGCCCAGGCGTACTCAGGATTTGCCCAGCACGCCGGCGGCGGCCCGGGTCACCGGCCGGAAATCCCCTATCCCGGCATTGCCGACCAGACCGGCGGGATGAATCTCGCCCTCGGAATCATGACGGCGCTCTACGCGCGTGAGCGGACCGGGCGCGGGCAGGTCGTCGAGGTGTCGCTGCTTGGTACGCAACTCGCCCTGCAGGCGCCCGAACTCCAGCACGTGCTCCACTTCGGCACCGAGCGGCCGCGCGAATTTCGCGCCTCTCCGACGGTGGGCCACTACCAGTGCTCGGACGGCCGCTGGGTCATGATCGTGGGCATCGACCAGAAATTCTGGCCGAGGATTGCGCGGGCGTTGTGCCTCGACCACCTGATTGACGACCCCCGCTTCGCCCGCGGGTATGTACGGTACAAGAACCGGCACGAGCTTGAACCAATCCTCGAGGCCGCGTTCGCCAGCAACAACTCCGCGCACTGGCTCGAACGGCTCCGACGGGAGGATGTCCCGGCCTCGCTCGTCCAGGACTATGCGGAACTCGCAACATCCGAGCAGGCCTGGGCCAACGGCTACCTCATGGAGACCGACCACCCTCGCTTCGGGCGCCAGCGGGTCGTTGGGCCGCACATCCAGCTTTCCGAAACCCCGCCCCGCCTCAGCTTCCCGGCGCGCGACCTCGGCATCGACACCGAGGCGGTCCTGCGGGCGGCCGGCCTTTCGGATGCGGAGCTGGAGCGGCTCCGGCGCGAGCGGGTCATCGGGCCGGCAGAGGACTGA
- the cysS gene encoding cysteine--tRNA ligase, whose protein sequence is MPFRLFTSLGNEVREFRTVSPGEVRMYVCGVTPYDVTHLGHAFSYVQFDTLRRYLTWLGYRVRYVQNVTDIDDDMIMVSKRQGGRPIAEIRDENDAILRADLDRLNVLRPTVYPYATDHIPEIIETTRRLIDRGHAYVVDGDVFFDVASFPRYGRLNGLTLEELGKRENPESKRAYKKRGHLDFLLWQQVDPGDPSWDSPWGPGRPGWSIECTAMAVKHLGTQIDIHGGGSDLKYPHHENEIAQAECAYDVEPFCGWWVHNGMLQLDGVKMSKSLGNLVLARDLMQRVEPDHLRLYLLSTHIRADANYTEGALDRLRDRYERLKGAAARAGEAEADGAVFAQILERLDDDFDVPGALDAADASAHRVLTGTGDAAEAAAVRKALQLLGFAFAGARGPANGDFSP, encoded by the coding sequence GTGCCGTTTCGCCTGTTTACATCGCTGGGTAACGAAGTTCGCGAGTTCCGCACGGTCAGCCCCGGCGAGGTACGGATGTACGTCTGCGGTGTCACGCCGTACGACGTCACCCACCTCGGGCATGCCTTCTCCTACGTGCAGTTCGACACCCTGCGGCGGTATCTGACCTGGCTGGGCTATCGCGTCCGATACGTCCAGAACGTCACGGACATCGACGACGACATGATTATGGTCTCGAAGCGCCAGGGCGGGCGGCCGATTGCGGAGATCCGGGACGAAAACGACGCCATCCTCCGCGCTGACCTCGACCGCCTGAACGTCCTCCGCCCGACCGTGTACCCGTACGCGACCGACCATATCCCGGAGATCATCGAGACGACGCGCAGGCTCATCGACCGCGGCCACGCCTACGTCGTCGACGGCGACGTGTTCTTCGACGTGGCCTCGTTCCCCCGGTACGGCCGCCTCAACGGCCTGACGCTCGAGGAGCTGGGCAAGCGCGAAAACCCGGAGTCGAAGCGCGCCTACAAGAAGCGGGGCCACCTTGATTTCCTGCTCTGGCAGCAGGTGGACCCCGGCGATCCTTCGTGGGACAGTCCGTGGGGACCCGGCCGCCCCGGGTGGAGCATCGAATGTACGGCGATGGCGGTGAAACACCTCGGCACGCAGATTGACATCCATGGCGGCGGCAGCGACCTGAAATACCCGCACCACGAAAACGAGATCGCCCAGGCGGAATGCGCTTACGATGTGGAGCCGTTTTGCGGCTGGTGGGTGCACAACGGCATGCTGCAGCTCGACGGGGTCAAGATGAGCAAGTCGCTCGGGAACCTCGTGCTCGCACGCGACCTGATGCAGCGCGTCGAGCCGGACCACCTGCGGCTCTACCTGCTCAGCACGCACATCCGTGCCGATGCGAACTATACCGAGGGCGCCCTCGACCGGCTCCGCGACCGGTACGAACGGCTGAAGGGGGCCGCAGCCCGGGCAGGGGAGGCTGAAGCTGACGGGGCCGTCTTCGCGCAGATCCTGGAGCGGCTCGACGACGACTTCGATGTGCCCGGGGCGCTCGATGCCGCAGACGCGTCCGCGCACCGGGTGCTTACCGGCACCGGGGATGCTGCCGAAGCTGCGGCGGTCCGGAAGGCGCTCCAGCTGCTCGGCTTTGCCTTCGCAGGGGCCCGGGGCCCCGCCAACGGCGACTTCTCGCCCTGA
- a CDS encoding CaiB/BaiF CoA-transferase family protein, translating to MAETSPLEGLRVIECAGWNGVLAGRLLAEAGADVVRVVPPAGNSLAAEPPFFGSTGVSIQSTFYNAGKRTVRLDLADPLQREQLRALIAAADVLIEDWPPGAPVFTAAELRAVNPRLAHVAVTPMGQDGPWRDWRVNDLAANALCGSAWVTGDPQSPPISGYGNQSHHTVGLYAAVLALAAARYARLTGRGIHVDLSAHEALVTCTEQVLMQWFFPNGTWGTPIARRQGSLHWSGAYEVYPARDGHGVMVTASLKLTEVLVPWLIECGAAQELADREKFPDVIAMVKNLPYVMKVLREWVAEWNGEKLFYEAQRRHQPFGVVWNVAEALTKSPQIAARGYLYEADVPGVGTVRLPGRFFRTSADGPPLLPAREVEASAVGWAPRGPAAAAAFDRQPPATRPLEGVRVLDFTHVLAGPFGTRVLADLGAEVIKVSSAKRSGGANSPDHPYYVCWNRNKKSVALDMTLPEARAVARDLALASDIIVENFSAGVLQRWGLDRASLAPDHPGITVISMGGMGQTGPWKEFVTYAPTIHALTGLTYLTNPEGTYTDGYGFSLTDHLSGLAAALAALEGLEHRDRTGQGLAIDLAQYELGLGIMGPAMIDYLANGTNPEPRGNRHPFDAWAPHGIYPCAGEDRWVAIAVRGDDEWRRLAGMLGIEPGGRFATHADRVANWRELDAAIAARTRREDPYELSERLQRAGVCAAPVQHAADLAERDPQLAARDFFGSARAEKWGEYGIDRFPARFDGERPPVYEGVRQVGEDTYEVLSTVLGYDDERIAELMAGGVLS from the coding sequence ATGGCCGAGACATCGCCGCTGGAAGGACTTCGGGTCATCGAATGCGCCGGGTGGAACGGGGTGCTTGCCGGGCGCCTGCTCGCCGAGGCCGGGGCCGACGTCGTCCGGGTGGTGCCGCCGGCGGGCAATTCGTTGGCCGCCGAACCGCCGTTCTTCGGCTCGACCGGCGTATCCATCCAGTCGACCTTCTACAACGCCGGCAAGCGCACGGTCCGGCTGGACCTGGCCGACCCCCTGCAGAGGGAGCAGCTGCGGGCGCTCATCGCGGCCGCGGACGTGCTCATCGAAGACTGGCCGCCAGGGGCGCCGGTTTTCACGGCGGCCGAACTGCGCGCCGTCAACCCGCGGCTGGCCCACGTCGCCGTCACTCCCATGGGCCAGGACGGACCGTGGCGCGACTGGCGCGTCAACGACCTCGCGGCGAATGCCCTCTGCGGGTCCGCGTGGGTCACCGGCGACCCGCAGAGCCCGCCGATCTCCGGATACGGCAACCAGTCGCATCACACCGTGGGGCTCTACGCGGCTGTGCTCGCCCTCGCGGCGGCACGCTACGCCCGCCTTACCGGGCGGGGCATTCACGTCGACCTCTCGGCGCACGAAGCGCTGGTCACCTGTACGGAACAGGTGCTGATGCAGTGGTTTTTTCCCAACGGTACGTGGGGCACGCCCATCGCCCGCAGGCAGGGCAGCCTGCACTGGAGCGGCGCCTACGAGGTCTACCCCGCCCGCGACGGCCACGGCGTGATGGTGACTGCCTCGCTCAAGCTCACCGAGGTGCTCGTGCCGTGGCTCATCGAATGCGGCGCTGCCCAGGAGCTTGCAGACCGCGAGAAGTTCCCTGACGTCATCGCAATGGTGAAAAACCTTCCCTACGTGATGAAGGTGCTGCGCGAGTGGGTAGCGGAGTGGAACGGCGAAAAGCTGTTCTACGAAGCCCAGCGACGTCACCAGCCCTTCGGCGTGGTCTGGAACGTGGCCGAGGCCCTGACGAAAAGTCCTCAGATCGCGGCGCGGGGCTACCTGTACGAAGCTGACGTCCCCGGCGTTGGGACGGTGCGGCTGCCGGGGCGATTTTTCCGCACCAGCGCCGACGGACCGCCCCTGCTGCCCGCCCGGGAGGTGGAGGCGTCAGCGGTCGGCTGGGCGCCCCGGGGGCCCGCAGCCGCGGCCGCGTTCGACCGGCAGCCCCCTGCCACCCGGCCCCTCGAGGGCGTCCGCGTGCTCGATTTCACCCATGTCCTGGCGGGGCCGTTCGGCACCCGCGTGCTCGCCGACCTCGGAGCCGAAGTCATCAAGGTCAGCAGCGCGAAGCGGAGCGGCGGTGCCAACTCCCCCGACCACCCCTACTACGTTTGCTGGAACCGGAACAAGAAGAGCGTCGCGCTCGACATGACGCTGCCCGAGGCGCGGGCGGTGGCGCGCGACCTCGCCCTCGCCAGCGACATCATCGTCGAGAACTTCTCGGCCGGGGTGCTGCAGCGCTGGGGCCTCGACCGCGCGTCCCTCGCGCCGGACCACCCGGGAATAACGGTCATCTCCATGGGCGGCATGGGACAGACAGGCCCCTGGAAGGAGTTCGTGACCTACGCGCCGACCATTCACGCCCTGACCGGCCTGACCTATCTCACGAATCCCGAGGGAACGTACACCGACGGGTACGGCTTCTCGCTGACGGACCACCTGAGCGGCCTTGCCGCGGCGCTTGCAGCGCTCGAGGGGCTCGAACACCGGGATCGGACCGGCCAGGGGCTGGCCATCGACTTGGCCCAGTATGAACTCGGCCTCGGCATCATGGGCCCGGCGATGATCGACTACCTCGCCAACGGCACGAATCCCGAGCCGCGCGGCAACCGGCACCCGTTCGATGCCTGGGCCCCGCACGGGATCTATCCCTGCGCTGGCGAGGACCGGTGGGTTGCCATTGCGGTCCGCGGCGATGATGAGTGGCGGCGCCTTGCGGGCATGCTTGGCATCGAGCCTGGCGGGCGGTTCGCCACCCATGCCGACCGCGTGGCCAACTGGCGGGAACTGGATGCCGCGATAGCAGCGCGGACCCGGCGCGAAGACCCGTACGAACTCTCCGAACGGCTTCAGCGGGCCGGGGTGTGCGCTGCGCCGGTGCAGCACGCCGCGGACCTTGCCGAACGCGACCCGCAGCTGGCAGCGCGGGACTTCTTCGGCAGCGCACGTGCGGAGAAGTGGGGCGAGTACGGTATCGACCGATTCCCGGCGCGGTTCGACGGCGAGCGCCCGCCCGTGTACGAAGGAGTTCGGCAGGTCGGCGAGGACACCTACGAGGTGCTTTCCACCGTGCTCGGGTACGACGACGAGCGGATCGCCGAACTCATGGCAGGCGGGGTGCTCTCCTGA
- a CDS encoding SH3 domain-containing protein: MPMTRHRHTLATVLVAIIALAAVAVTRADAHADADHPIVQRALRDLGTYQGDCWPWVKRVVRDATGREIGFDYRHGFFEAGAVEVPLARAAPGDIIQVALDSWTSPDADYAGLHTAIVIRNNGDGTFDAIDSNQLWDGIVRLRPAYNPAAQAAAAGLQVHAYRFPLDGSTPAASPVPAGPTTLKPGDTARVNTPGDCLRLRTAPGGEILTCLAHGTRVTVIEGPVERLGVAWYLVSSPVGDGWMAGQYLQREPDGPGANPSAQGPTRPLMQYRAVVPLAAAD; encoded by the coding sequence ATGCCGATGACCCGCCACCGGCACACCCTGGCAACCGTCCTGGTCGCCATCATTGCCCTCGCCGCCGTCGCGGTCACCCGCGCGGATGCCCATGCTGATGCGGACCACCCCATCGTCCAGCGCGCCCTGCGCGACCTCGGGACCTACCAGGGCGACTGCTGGCCCTGGGTGAAGCGTGTCGTCCGGGACGCCACGGGCCGGGAGATCGGTTTCGACTACCGGCACGGCTTCTTCGAAGCCGGGGCCGTGGAAGTGCCCCTCGCCAGGGCTGCCCCCGGCGACATCATCCAGGTCGCGCTCGATAGCTGGACCTCGCCCGACGCCGATTACGCCGGCCTGCATACCGCCATCGTCATCCGGAACAACGGCGACGGCACGTTCGACGCTATCGATTCGAACCAGCTCTGGGACGGCATAGTTCGGCTGCGGCCCGCCTACAACCCGGCGGCCCAGGCCGCAGCAGCGGGCCTCCAGGTGCACGCCTACCGCTTCCCGCTCGACGGGAGTACGCCGGCCGCGTCCCCGGTCCCGGCCGGCCCCACGACGCTGAAGCCGGGCGATACCGCCCGTGTCAACACCCCGGGCGACTGCCTTCGCCTCCGGACCGCACCGGGCGGCGAGATTCTCACCTGCCTGGCCCACGGCACACGGGTGACGGTCATCGAAGGCCCGGTCGAACGGCTCGGCGTGGCGTGGTATCTCGTCTCGTCGCCCGTCGGCGACGGCTGGATGGCGGGGCAGTACCTCCAGCGCGAACCCGACGGCCCCGGGGCCAACCCCAGCGCGCAGGGCCCCACCCGCCCGCTGATGCAGTACCGGGCGGTCGTTCCCCTCGCAGCAGCCGACTGA
- a CDS encoding DEAD/DEAH box helicase, with the protein MVNVVNPRLRPGQRLALERWAQALAAGSRSELVVVPVGYGKTIIGVGSFAVSAAGGHADTCLYLTPTDVLRTQVYHGLERALEVLDARLDVRKYLAENATLHRAAANRANVIVATYQQVAAAPQRYARLCDRRRVHLVCDEAHHLGERGQWAAALRALPVATTMLLSATPVRLDREPLAGARYVPAEDGEGLVIDPLVHVTMRQAWREGRILKRLAMQMKDYAVELRSADGEIYTFTASEMAELPDFDQRCVRQQLRWNDDYVQPLVREFARTLERKRALAPGQHQGLVFAATTAHADHLARVFARHHPGLRCTVVHSGDDLPAAEAEQRLRDFHAGRYDVLIQVRKASEGFDAPTVSVLLKLDAVFSREPVIQQLGRGLRYNHSLPEAQNVLHVFIGRDPRLAPIIDHLEREAAIPAIAGQRDRDEPGREVENAEAEAEQMAGEAEDRATPEIVDVVEAGDAVLDETGRLIEGQQLTMFGIPAPPPAPRAAAPVAPPPAPAQSDVVDLQAELQEAIDYCKTWTSRAARERAKRFGPRENHFAILNAAYARETGQRGTLSTAADYRRKGDWMKRKYLELLG; encoded by the coding sequence ATGGTGAACGTCGTCAACCCGCGCCTCCGTCCCGGCCAGCGCCTCGCGCTTGAGCGATGGGCCCAGGCGCTTGCCGCCGGCTCCCGCTCCGAGCTCGTCGTTGTGCCCGTCGGTTATGGAAAGACAATCATCGGCGTCGGCTCGTTCGCCGTCTCGGCTGCCGGGGGCCACGCCGATACCTGCCTCTACCTCACGCCGACCGACGTTCTCCGCACGCAGGTGTACCACGGCCTCGAGCGGGCCCTGGAGGTCCTGGACGCGCGCCTCGATGTCCGCAAGTACCTGGCCGAAAACGCCACGCTCCACCGCGCCGCGGCCAACCGTGCGAACGTTATCGTGGCGACCTACCAGCAGGTCGCTGCCGCGCCCCAGCGCTATGCCAGGCTCTGCGACCGGCGGCGCGTGCACCTCGTCTGCGATGAAGCCCACCACCTCGGCGAGCGTGGACAGTGGGCTGCGGCGCTCCGCGCGCTCCCGGTTGCAACCACCATGCTCCTTTCCGCGACGCCGGTCCGTCTCGACCGCGAACCGCTGGCCGGCGCCCGCTATGTCCCCGCCGAGGACGGTGAGGGGCTCGTCATCGACCCCCTGGTTCACGTGACCATGCGCCAGGCGTGGAGGGAGGGGCGCATCCTCAAACGGCTGGCGATGCAGATGAAGGACTACGCCGTCGAACTCCGGAGCGCCGACGGCGAAATCTATACCTTCACCGCCTCGGAGATGGCCGAACTGCCCGACTTCGACCAGCGCTGCGTCCGTCAGCAGCTCCGGTGGAATGATGATTATGTTCAGCCGCTCGTTCGCGAATTTGCCCGGACGCTCGAGCGGAAGCGCGCCCTCGCGCCGGGGCAGCACCAGGGGCTGGTCTTCGCCGCAACCACGGCCCACGCCGACCACCTGGCGCGGGTCTTCGCCCGCCACCACCCGGGGCTGCGCTGCACCGTAGTCCACAGCGGCGACGATCTGCCGGCGGCGGAGGCGGAACAGCGGCTGCGCGATTTCCACGCCGGCCGCTACGACGTCCTTATCCAGGTCCGCAAGGCGAGCGAAGGGTTCGATGCCCCGACGGTCTCGGTCCTCCTCAAGCTCGATGCGGTGTTCAGCCGCGAGCCCGTCATTCAGCAGCTTGGGCGCGGCCTCCGGTACAACCACAGCCTGCCCGAAGCCCAAAACGTGCTGCACGTGTTCATCGGGCGCGACCCCCGGCTCGCCCCCATCATCGACCACCTGGAGCGCGAGGCAGCAATTCCCGCCATCGCAGGCCAGCGCGACCGTGACGAACCGGGCCGGGAGGTCGAGAACGCGGAGGCCGAGGCTGAGCAGATGGCCGGCGAGGCGGAGGACCGCGCCACGCCAGAAATCGTCGACGTGGTTGAAGCGGGCGACGCTGTGCTCGACGAGACAGGGCGCCTCATCGAGGGCCAGCAGCTGACGATGTTCGGCATCCCGGCACCGCCCCCTGCACCACGCGCTGCCGCGCCCGTCGCGCCGCCGCCAGCGCCGGCCCAGAGCGACGTGGTCGACCTGCAGGCGGAGCTGCAGGAGGCTATCGACTACTGCAAGACCTGGACCAGCCGCGCTGCCCGGGAGCGGGCGAAACGGTTCGGCCCCCGGGAGAACCACTTCGCCATCCTCAACGCCGCCTACGCCCGCGAGACCGGCCAGCGCGGCACGCTTTCCACCGCGGCAGACTACCGGCGCAAGGGCGACTGGATGAAGAGGAAGTACCTCGAATTACTCGGGTGA